The Bacteroidales bacterium DNA segment AAAGAAAACAAGTAACAAAAAAACGGGTTTGCCTGTTATTATATTCTTTATAATTTTAATTCTGATTATACCTAATATATATTTAAAAACTGCATTAGACAGGCATTTAGAACCAAGATTATTTGCTCTTACTTTATTCATGTTTGTTATTCTGTTTTTTACAATATTCGGTAAAAAAACAAAACTTAACACTCTCGATTTCAGCATATTAAAAAATCCTTTCATAATAATATATTTTTTGTATGTAATTATTACAGGAATTTCTGTCTTTGTTGCTGTAAATAAATTTGAGGCTGTTCATGAATTTTTGAAAATATTCACTTTTTTTATTCTTTTTTTATACATAATATTATTTATAGCACCGTTTGAAGAAAGTAAAATTCACTTAACAAAAATTGTAGTTGTGTTATCAATAATAATATCTTTAATTGGGATAGTGCAATATTTGAAGATATTTGAAGAAATGGGTTTTGGAATTAAAACAGCTTATAAAGTTACCGGAAATTCAGCACATAAAAATCTATATTCACAACTCTTGTTTTTAACTTTTTCTTTCTCATTATTCGGAATATATTATTTCAAAGATATTTGGAAAAGACTTTCATTTATTGCCGCTCTTGCAAACATATTGTTAATAACACTGTTAATGACCAGATCTGTATGGCTTGCAATAATTGTTGCATCAATTTCGACAATATCAGTCTTTCTTTTTTCAGATTTAAAGAAAAATCTTATAAATGAAAAAATAAAACCATTTTTAATATCAACAGGAATAATCGTTGGTTCTGCTTTGATTGTTTTTATATTAGTCTCACAAGCAGATTCAAAAAAAACTATTGGCTCACATATTAAAGAAGGAACTGATTTCAGTTCGGGAAACACATTTCACCGACTTAATTTATGGGAGAAAAGCATTTCATTAGCAAAAGAAAAACCTATACTGGGTGTAGGTGCCGGAAATTGGAAAATTAATATTGTTACCAAGGGTACAAGTATTTCTTCAAAATCAGGTTGGAAAAATGCCGTCAGAGCTCACAGTGATTATTTATGGGTACTTACTGAAACCGGAATAGTCGGTTTTTTATTATATCTGTTACTTTTTATTATTCCCCTGTATTTTGTTATAAGATTTCTTAAAAAGGCTAAAGACAAAGATAAAAAAGTTTTTATGCTTATTTTATTTTTTGCAATTACAGGTTTCGCTGTTTACTCAATTTTTAGTTTTCCAAAAGAAAGAATTGAATTGCAAATTTTGTTAAATACAATCTTTTCTTTTGTTATTTATGAGTATTATAAACTTACAGAAAAAGATATCAATAAGAATAAAAATACTAAGAAAATTCCGTATAAAACTTTTGGAATTATATTATTATTCGTTACATTATTTGCCGGAATTTCAAGCTATAAAAGAATAAAAGCTGAAATAGGGGTTCAAAAAATATTAAAATTTCAAAAACAGAACAAACATAATGATGTAATTACTACAGTTGATAATATTTATTCTCCTTTTTCAACTTTAGATTATGCCGCTAACTCAATTTTGTTCTATAAAGCAATTGCATCTGACAAGATAAATATTCCAATAAATAAAGTTACAAATTTATTTCTTGAATCATTAGAAGACCATCCGTATAATATTCGATCATTAAACGGTTTAGTATATATTTACCAAAAAAGTAAAAATTTTCCGGAAGCAGAAAAATACTGTAAAAAAGCTTTGGAATATACTCCCGGAGATTTAAATATGACTCTTAATTATGCAAAAATTAAAGAACAAATGTACGGATTAGATTCTGCTTACATTGAAATACAAAAAATCAAACCAAGAAAAAAAAATAAAAGTTACAGAGGATTTTTGAATCATTTATTGAAAAAGAAGATAAATGATTTAATAAAGCAAATACAAAACGTTAGCCTGAAGAAAAAACTTGTAAAAAAAGCAGGACAGGATAAATTCTTATATGAAACTTATATTTTGTCTAAAAATGAGAAAATTGATTTTGAAAAAGTATTACTGAAAAAAGTATTAAATAAAATGAAAAACCAACAAGATGTTATAAATGACAGCTCTGTTCAGATATTAATTAATGAATATCAAATCAGTTTATAAATGTCAACACCTGTATTGAGCATTGTAATGCCGGTTTATAACAGAGAAAGGTATATCGCAGCTTCAGTAAAGAGCATTTTATCGCAAACTTTTTCTGATTTTGAGTTCATTATTGTAAATGACGGTTCAACAGATAAAACCGAAGAAAAAATTAAGAGTTTCAAAGATGAAAGAATTATTCTGATTAACAATGAGCAAAACAGAGGTATTGTTTATTCCAGAAATAAAGGGCTTTCGGTTGCAAAAGGGAAATATGTGGGGATGTTTGATTCTGATGACACAGCATATCCAAATAAATTTGAAGACCAAATCAATTTTTTGACAAATAATCATGATATTGGAATGGTTGGCTCTTGGGTAAAACATATTGATGAAAACGGAACTGTTCTGAAAAACAAATGGAAACTTAAAGCAAAATCGAAATTTATTCCG contains these protein-coding regions:
- a CDS encoding O-antigen ligase family protein, with amino-acid sequence MSKKKKTSNKKTGLPVIIFFIILILIIPNIYLKTALDRHLEPRLFALTLFMFVILFFTIFGKKTKLNTLDFSILKNPFIIIYFLYVIITGISVFVAVNKFEAVHEFLKIFTFFILFLYIILFIAPFEESKIHLTKIVVVLSIIISLIGIVQYLKIFEEMGFGIKTAYKVTGNSAHKNLYSQLLFLTFSFSLFGIYYFKDIWKRLSFIAALANILLITLLMTRSVWLAIIVASISTISVFLFSDLKKNLINEKIKPFLISTGIIVGSALIVFILVSQADSKKTIGSHIKEGTDFSSGNTFHRLNLWEKSISLAKEKPILGVGAGNWKINIVTKGTSISSKSGWKNAVRAHSDYLWVLTETGIVGFLLYLLLFIIPLYFVIRFLKKAKDKDKKVFMLILFFAITGFAVYSIFSFPKERIELQILLNTIFSFVIYEYYKLTEKDINKNKNTKKIPYKTFGIILLFVTLFAGISSYKRIKAEIGVQKILKFQKQNKHNDVITTVDNIYSPFSTLDYAANSILFYKAIASDKINIPINKVTNLFLESLEDHPYNIRSLNGLVYIYQKSKNFPEAEKYCKKALEYTPGDLNMTLNYAKIKEQMYGLDSAYIEIQKIKPRKKNKSYRGFLNHLLKKKINDLIKQIQNVSLKKKLVKKAGQDKFLYETYILSKNEKIDFEKVLLKKVLNKMKNQQDVINDSSVQILINEYQISL